One genomic region from Rothia dentocariosa ATCC 17931 encodes:
- a CDS encoding LysR family transcriptional regulator ArgP, whose protein sequence is MTRFTTDHLKTFVTVIEYGTFDAAADVLGVSPSAISQRVKTMEQLAGKVLLQRTNPVTPTASGQSVLRIARQSEFLQLELERELMGEGGFQTVSIALNADSLATWFLEAIRTLAQEDEIFCDLRREGEFHSSALLRTGEVMAAITSQPGKIPGCSVDYLGVARYWCVASPAYVDRYLPGFPAKTTREDLNRAPVVEYDRKDFVQDVARALIEEDLKLPRAEFEQSPTLYIPSSPDYAQAVYEGIAWGLLPEAQCSEYFAAQTLVKLAQKPVEFPLYWQHWNINSPVLEKVSRRVADAAHQGLLDS, encoded by the coding sequence ATGACACGTTTTACGACCGACCACCTCAAAACATTCGTCACGGTCATCGAATACGGCACCTTCGATGCTGCTGCCGACGTTCTTGGGGTTAGCCCCTCCGCAATATCACAGCGTGTAAAAACAATGGAACAGCTGGCCGGTAAAGTCCTGCTGCAGCGCACCAACCCGGTGACTCCAACGGCTTCTGGACAGAGCGTGTTACGCATTGCACGGCAAAGTGAATTCCTACAGCTTGAACTGGAACGAGAACTCATGGGCGAGGGCGGATTCCAGACAGTCTCTATAGCCCTGAACGCCGATTCTTTAGCAACGTGGTTTTTGGAGGCCATACGCACGCTCGCTCAGGAGGACGAAATTTTCTGCGACCTGCGGCGTGAAGGCGAATTTCATTCCTCAGCCCTTCTGCGTACCGGGGAAGTTATGGCCGCCATAACCTCACAGCCCGGGAAAATCCCCGGATGCTCGGTAGATTACCTGGGCGTGGCGCGTTACTGGTGTGTGGCATCGCCAGCGTATGTGGATCGTTACCTTCCGGGGTTCCCTGCGAAGACTACCCGTGAAGACCTGAACCGGGCACCCGTGGTGGAATATGATCGTAAAGACTTTGTGCAGGATGTTGCACGCGCTCTGATCGAGGAAGACCTAAAACTGCCCAGAGCCGAATTCGAGCAGAGCCCAACGCTCTATATTCCTTCGTCACCGGACTATGCGCAGGCGGTCTATGAGGGTATTGCGTGGGGTCTGCTGCCGGAGGCGCAGTGTAGCGAATATTTCGCCGCCCAAACACTTGTGAAACTCGCTCAGAAGCCCGTGGAGTTCCCACTGTACTGGCAGCACTGGAATATCAACTCGCCCGTTCTGGAAAAAGTTAGCCGTCGGGTTGCTGATGCGGCCCATCAGGGGCTTTTGGATTCATGA
- a CDS encoding aminodeoxychorismate/anthranilate synthase component II gives MTRILVIDNYDSFVFTLVGYLQQLGAETTVIRNDEYDLDTVLTMAAEYDGLLISPGPGAPAEAGVIIDTIRWAAQTHKPLLGVCLGHQAIAEAFGGTVTHAPELMHGKTSTLVHENDSVFKGVPSPFTATRYHSLAVVPETMPEVLETTSTTESSIIMGLRHRDAPMHGVQFHPESVLTESGYLMLGNWLEETGLEGAAERAKSLSPLIA, from the coding sequence ATGACCCGCATCCTGGTTATCGATAATTACGATAGTTTCGTGTTCACCCTCGTCGGATATCTGCAGCAGCTCGGAGCCGAAACAACCGTAATCCGCAATGACGAGTACGACCTTGATACCGTTCTCACAATGGCTGCCGAGTACGACGGCCTGCTGATCTCTCCGGGGCCGGGTGCGCCTGCAGAAGCCGGGGTCATTATCGATACCATTCGCTGGGCTGCGCAGACCCATAAACCCCTGCTTGGCGTGTGTCTGGGGCATCAAGCTATCGCGGAGGCGTTTGGCGGCACCGTCACGCACGCCCCCGAGCTGATGCACGGCAAGACTTCAACCCTGGTTCACGAGAACGACTCGGTATTCAAAGGCGTACCGAGCCCCTTCACTGCGACTCGTTACCATTCGCTGGCGGTCGTCCCAGAGACTATGCCTGAGGTCCTAGAAACTACTTCGACGACTGAGAGCAGCATTATTATGGGGCTGCGGCACCGGGATGCGCCCATGCACGGCGTGCAGTTCCACCCGGAATCCGTGCTTACCGAGAGCGGTTATCTGATGCTGGGTAATTGGCTGGAAGAAACGGGGCTTGAGGGGGCCGCTGAGCGTGCTAAATCGTTGTCCCCACTAATTGCCTAG
- the pknB gene encoding Stk1 family PASTA domain-containing Ser/Thr kinase — MDLLVPETVDGRYKVLDVIGTGAMATVYAAEDIRLGRKVAMKILRPEQAQDKTFRSRFKREAEAVASLNNPGIVAVYDTGAYSPSDPNSGYGVDDAADDDEAKIPYIIMEYVDGRTLRSVLSSGGYIPVRDAVGYAEQLLSALKYSHSMGIIHRDIKPANIMVLPRTEEDAAKGQPGQIKVMDFGIARAIEEAGEALTKANVVMGSARYMSPEQVSGKEVDARSDLYSAACVLYEMVAGRSPFDAETNVDLAAKHLTETPAAPSTFSPLSVPPELDEVILRGLAKNPDDRYQTADEFSQAIRQGAGLQVGGGMPQQVPDDSMTTAFAPLEAPAAGAAGTGTGEVDFDAYTTTMPQVSTPVEDANLNGFFDDDEYGGEEFVEEEEFLPAEQPRKRTWVRFLVGLAIAASLLLGIGSFLYYQGKLNEVPQVAIPTVMNQSKDNAESQLRNAGFAVESRGAYSENVKKGDVISVSPGEGTKVAKGSTVSLTYSNGPERVTLPDNLQGQSEAYVRNALKELGLKDGRVSTVESASVPAGMVVSLEPEKAETDADGKTTIEAGSNVNLVLSSGKVKVPSLVGLTKDQAIEALTASDVLLNTNIETVQTSSAAPNTVISQSSAAGTLVAQNSTVTIRVAAAPAATASASPRATTPSTNNNNNTQRQQGNQQQNQQQQGQQGQQGNQQQNQQQQGQQGQQGNAPVPSATPSAAAPSSKAVQNGKENEEKEER, encoded by the coding sequence GGTACCGGTGCGATGGCTACCGTATACGCGGCGGAGGATATTCGTCTCGGTCGTAAGGTCGCGATGAAGATCCTGCGCCCGGAGCAGGCCCAAGACAAAACCTTCCGTTCACGGTTTAAGCGTGAGGCGGAGGCTGTCGCATCCCTGAACAACCCCGGTATCGTTGCGGTATACGACACGGGCGCTTATTCCCCGTCAGATCCCAACAGCGGATACGGTGTTGATGATGCCGCTGACGATGACGAGGCTAAGATCCCATACATCATTATGGAATACGTTGATGGCAGGACGCTGCGCAGTGTCCTTTCGTCGGGCGGGTACATTCCCGTGCGTGATGCGGTGGGGTACGCAGAGCAGCTTTTGAGCGCTCTGAAATACAGTCATTCAATGGGTATTATCCACCGCGATATTAAGCCCGCGAATATTATGGTGCTTCCCCGAACCGAGGAAGACGCCGCGAAGGGGCAGCCGGGTCAGATTAAGGTGATGGACTTCGGCATCGCCCGAGCTATTGAAGAGGCTGGCGAGGCTCTGACAAAGGCCAACGTGGTGATGGGTAGCGCACGCTACATGTCTCCCGAGCAGGTCAGTGGTAAAGAAGTTGATGCGAGAAGCGACCTTTATTCGGCAGCATGCGTGCTGTATGAAATGGTCGCTGGACGTTCCCCCTTCGATGCGGAAACTAACGTCGACTTGGCGGCAAAGCATCTTACCGAGACTCCCGCCGCACCGAGTACTTTTAGTCCGCTGAGCGTACCCCCTGAGCTTGATGAAGTTATTCTTCGGGGCCTTGCCAAGAACCCGGATGATCGCTACCAGACCGCCGATGAGTTTTCGCAGGCGATCCGTCAGGGAGCGGGTCTGCAGGTTGGCGGCGGTATGCCGCAACAAGTTCCCGATGACTCCATGACCACCGCTTTTGCGCCTCTTGAGGCTCCCGCGGCAGGTGCTGCAGGCACCGGTACGGGTGAGGTTGATTTCGATGCCTACACCACGACCATGCCGCAGGTTTCGACTCCTGTAGAAGATGCGAACCTCAACGGTTTCTTCGACGACGATGAGTACGGCGGAGAAGAATTTGTTGAAGAGGAAGAGTTCCTTCCCGCCGAGCAGCCCCGTAAGCGAACCTGGGTTCGTTTCCTCGTTGGTCTTGCTATTGCGGCTTCGCTTCTGCTGGGTATCGGCTCGTTCCTGTACTACCAGGGTAAGCTCAATGAAGTTCCGCAGGTCGCTATTCCTACCGTGATGAACCAATCGAAGGACAACGCTGAGAGCCAGCTGCGCAATGCTGGCTTTGCCGTGGAGAGCCGCGGGGCATACTCCGAGAACGTGAAGAAGGGCGATGTTATTAGCGTCAGCCCCGGCGAGGGTACGAAGGTGGCTAAGGGTTCTACCGTATCGCTAACCTACTCGAATGGTCCCGAGCGCGTAACCCTGCCCGATAACCTGCAGGGTCAGAGCGAAGCCTATGTGCGCAACGCTCTGAAGGAGCTCGGCCTTAAGGATGGTCGCGTCAGCACCGTTGAGAGCGCATCCGTTCCCGCCGGTATGGTGGTTTCTCTGGAGCCTGAGAAGGCTGAAACTGATGCCGACGGTAAGACCACGATCGAGGCTGGCAGCAACGTGAACCTGGTGCTGTCCTCCGGTAAGGTCAAGGTTCCTTCGCTCGTGGGTCTGACGAAGGATCAGGCTATTGAGGCTCTGACCGCGTCCGATGTTCTGCTCAACACCAATATTGAGACCGTTCAGACAAGCTCTGCGGCACCGAATACGGTGATTTCTCAGAGCTCCGCTGCGGGTACTCTGGTGGCCCAGAACAGCACGGTTACTATTCGTGTGGCAGCTGCCCCGGCGGCGACCGCATCTGCCTCACCGCGTGCGACTACCCCGTCGACGAATAATAACAACAACACCCAGCGTCAGCAGGGCAATCAGCAGCAGAATCAACAGCAGCAAGGCCAACAGGGCCAGCAAGGTAATCAGCAGCAGAATCAACAGCAGCAAGGCCAACAGGGCCAGCAGGGCAACGCTCCTGTACCTTCTGCAACGCCAAGTGCCGCTGCTCCTTCATCCAAGGCCGTACAAAACGGCAAGGAAAATGAGGAGAAAGAAGAAAGGTAA
- a CDS encoding class E sortase codes for MAHASAKAHQAVQPHKSILRWTIQITGELLITVGLVLLLFVVWQLWWTNIDANRSQSQAVDSLTHEFSSAAPVEQWDPQNPPEPEAEPEHGKGFGVVYIPRFGADYQRPTAQGTSADVIDTLGLGHYDGTAMPGGVGNFALAGHRQTRGAVLDYIDKLQVGDHIYVRTKDGYYTYTVYEHVIVQPDNIEVIEPVPSKPGQEPTERIMTLTTCHPRYGDTERYIVHARFESWQPNSAGAPAEIAQAAQNPA; via the coding sequence ATGGCGCATGCATCCGCGAAAGCGCATCAGGCAGTTCAGCCTCATAAATCTATTCTGCGGTGGACCATCCAAATCACGGGTGAGCTTCTGATCACCGTTGGCCTTGTGCTGCTGCTCTTTGTCGTGTGGCAGCTCTGGTGGACCAATATAGACGCAAACCGTTCACAGTCCCAAGCCGTCGATTCCCTGACGCACGAGTTCAGCTCCGCCGCGCCAGTCGAACAGTGGGATCCCCAAAATCCACCGGAGCCTGAAGCCGAACCCGAACACGGAAAAGGATTCGGGGTTGTCTACATTCCCCGGTTTGGTGCAGACTACCAGCGCCCCACCGCACAGGGTACCAGCGCAGACGTGATCGATACCCTCGGTTTGGGACACTACGACGGAACCGCCATGCCGGGTGGTGTGGGCAACTTCGCGCTCGCAGGGCACCGGCAGACACGCGGTGCAGTGCTCGACTATATCGATAAGCTGCAGGTGGGCGATCACATTTATGTGCGCACCAAAGACGGCTACTACACCTACACCGTGTATGAGCATGTGATTGTGCAGCCTGACAATATTGAGGTGATCGAGCCGGTTCCGAGCAAGCCCGGACAAGAGCCCACGGAGCGCATTATGACGCTCACGACCTGTCACCCGCGTTACGGTGACACAGAACGTTATATTGTGCACGCCCGTTTTGAATCCTGGCAGCCTAACTCTGCTGGCGCGCCTGCGGAAATTGCCCAAGCAGCCCAGAACCCCGCCTAA
- a CDS encoding cell division protein CrgA — protein sequence MSPKSTAKKSKKTANTKSKKSQDKKSAKAVEEDASELRLLEVAREMETSGTQREGTPLWYRVVMFSLVALGILWIIAYYIFEGRLPVPGIGMWNVTIGVGAMMVGMVMMTRWR from the coding sequence ATGTCCCCTAAGTCGACTGCGAAAAAGTCGAAAAAGACTGCCAATACTAAGTCAAAGAAGTCACAAGACAAGAAATCGGCTAAGGCCGTTGAAGAAGATGCGAGCGAGCTCCGTCTGTTGGAGGTCGCTCGCGAGATGGAAACGAGCGGAACACAGAGAGAGGGTACTCCCCTGTGGTATCGAGTAGTGATGTTTTCGCTCGTTGCGCTGGGTATTCTCTGGATTATTGCGTATTACATTTTTGAGGGTCGACTTCCTGTGCCCGGTATTGGCATGTGGAATGTGACTATTGGCGTGGGTGCCATGATGGTGGGTATGGTCATGATGACTCGGTGGCGTTAG